From the genome of Candidatus Buchananbacteria bacterium, one region includes:
- the dnaK gene encoding molecular chaperone DnaK: protein MGKILGIDLGTTNSAMAVVEGGEPKIIENAEGNRTTPSMVAISKSNERLAGQLAKRQAVTNPENTLFSVKRLIGRRWEDAEVQKDVKLMPYKIVKSGDGVKVKMKDKEYTPQEISAMVLQKLKADAESKLGEKITEAIITVPAYFNDAQRRATKDAGEIAGLTVRQIINEPTAAALAYGFAKKKGQKIVVYDLGGGTFDVSVLEVSEDTVEVKSTNGDTHLGGDDFDQVIIEWVISEFKKENGIDLGKDPLALQRIKESAEKAKIELSTAQESEINQPFITTDSSGPKHLVMKLTRAKLEELVGGLVERTLEPCKAALKDAKLEAKDIEEVILVGGMTRMPLVQKTVEKLFNKKPNISVNPDEVVALGAAVQAGVLQGDVKDVLLLDVTPLTLGLETLGRVMTPLIERNTTIPSSKSQVFSTAADNQPSVEIHVLQGERPMAPDNKTLGRFILDGIPPAPRGVPQIEVTFDIDANGILNVSAKDKGTGKEQKITITASSGLSKEEIEKMKRDAESHAEEDKKKKELAETRNIAETLIFSTEKALKDAGDKIPADQKKPIEEKIEALKKVKDGDDLDAIKKASEELSTEAQKIGQAMYGSAQPNADQSQAEPGAGTKGEAVEGEVEDAK from the coding sequence ATGGGAAAAATTCTAGGAATTGATTTAGGAACGACAAACTCAGCGATGGCTGTCGTTGAAGGTGGCGAACCAAAAATCATCGAAAATGCCGAAGGCAACCGAACCACGCCGTCAATGGTGGCAATCAGCAAATCAAACGAGCGGCTGGCCGGACAGCTGGCGAAGCGCCAGGCAGTTACTAATCCGGAAAATACACTTTTTTCGGTTAAGCGTTTGATTGGCCGACGTTGGGAAGACGCCGAGGTACAAAAAGACGTTAAGTTAATGCCGTATAAGATTGTTAAAAGCGGCGACGGCGTTAAAGTGAAAATGAAAGATAAGGAGTACACGCCACAGGAAATTTCTGCGATGGTTTTGCAGAAATTAAAAGCGGACGCGGAAAGTAAGCTTGGTGAAAAAATTACTGAAGCGATTATTACCGTACCGGCCTATTTTAACGATGCGCAGCGTCGCGCCACTAAAGATGCCGGTGAAATCGCCGGTTTGACTGTCAGGCAGATTATCAACGAACCGACCGCCGCAGCCTTAGCGTACGGCTTTGCCAAAAAGAAAGGGCAAAAGATTGTTGTGTATGATTTAGGTGGTGGTACTTTTGACGTTTCAGTCTTGGAAGTTTCGGAAGACACGGTTGAGGTTAAATCAACTAATGGGGACACTCACTTGGGTGGTGATGACTTTGACCAGGTAATTATTGAATGGGTAATTAGTGAATTTAAAAAAGAAAATGGCATTGATCTTGGTAAGGATCCGTTGGCGTTACAGCGCATTAAAGAGTCGGCGGAAAAGGCTAAGATTGAACTTTCTACGGCTCAAGAATCAGAAATCAACCAGCCATTCATTACTACTGACAGTAGCGGACCAAAGCACTTGGTGATGAAATTGACCCGCGCAAAGCTAGAAGAATTAGTCGGCGGATTGGTTGAGCGAACGCTCGAACCGTGTAAGGCGGCTTTGAAAGATGCCAAACTTGAAGCTAAAGACATTGAAGAGGTGATTTTGGTCGGCGGTATGACCCGCATGCCATTGGTTCAAAAAACCGTTGAAAAACTTTTTAACAAGAAACCAAACATCTCAGTTAACCCGGATGAAGTAGTGGCGCTGGGGGCGGCAGTGCAGGCTGGAGTCTTGCAGGGCGATGTTAAAGACGTACTGTTGCTTGATGTTACGCCGTTAACTTTGGGACTAGAAACCTTGGGTCGGGTGATGACGCCGTTAATTGAGCGAAACACCACGATTCCAAGTTCAAAATCTCAGGTGTTTTCAACCGCCGCTGACAATCAGCCAAGCGTTGAAATTCATGTTTTGCAAGGTGAGCGGCCGATGGCTCCGGACAACAAAACGCTCGGACGCTTTATTCTTGACGGTATTCCACCGGCACCACGCGGCGTGCCGCAGATCGAAGTTACCTTTGACATTGATGCTAATGGTATTTTAAACGTTAGTGCTAAAGATAAAGGCACTGGCAAAGAACAAAAGATTACTATCACCGCCAGTTCCGGTTTGTCCAAAGAAGAAATTGAAAAAATGAAACGAGACGCTGAAAGTCATGCTGAGGAAGATAAGAAAAAGAAAGAGCTGGCTGAAACCAGAAATATTGCCGAGACGTTGATTTTTTCCACGGAGAAAGCCTTAAAAGATGCCGGTGATAAAATTCCGGCGGACCAGAAAAAACCGATTGAAGAAAAAATTGAGGCACTTAAAAAAGTTAAAGACGGGGATGATTTGGACGCCATTAAAAAAGCGAGCGAGGAATTAAGTACGGAAGCGCAAAAGATTGGTCAGGCGATGTATGGTTCGGCTCAGCCCAATGCCGATCAGTCTCAGGCCGAACCCGGGGCCGGTACTAAGGGTGAAGCGGTCGAAGGTGAAGTTGAAGACGCAAAGTAA
- a CDS encoding DUF3467 domain-containing protein — MTQTPEQKIQIRDTFAGAEYANAMQVGYSKEEFMLTFLNIAGPTGRVVGKIMTNPGHLKRLIKALEESLKKYEGSFGKVQEAESPKQEIGFRTE, encoded by the coding sequence ATGACACAAACTCCAGAGCAAAAAATTCAAATTCGCGATACATTTGCCGGTGCGGAATATGCTAACGCGATGCAGGTTGGATACAGTAAGGAAGAATTTATGCTGACGTTTTTGAATATCGCCGGCCCAACCGGACGGGTAGTGGGAAAAATCATGACTAATCCTGGACACCTTAAACGTTTGATTAAAGCACTGGAAGAAAGTTTGAAGAAGTATGAAGGCAGTTTTGGCAAAGTTCAGGAAGCGGAAAGCCCTAAGCAAGAAATTGGTTTTCGAACGGAGTAA
- the dnaJ gene encoding molecular chaperone DnaJ, producing MAKNYYDILGVSKSSTQEEIKKAYYKLAHKHHPHKGGDEQKMKEINEAYGVLGNAEKRSQYDKFGSTFQQGSGAGGFGGFQDFSDFAQAFRGSAGNNAGANFSFDFGDLGDIFGDFFGGGRGQGRSQSRNRGSDIEAQITIEFTEAVFGTEKNISLTKDATCQACTGTGAQAGSKVLTCSTCHGTGQVVRNVGFGIGMPSVCPDCRGEGKKVEQECQVCRGAGVVKKSENIKVKIPAGIDDGQAIRLAGYGAAGRRGAQAGDLYLKVKVTPNKSLQRDGYDIKTVAEISFKQAALGDKIDVITVDGVVKLKIPEGTQSGKVFIIKGRGVPHLQGRNRGDHLVEVIVKTPTKLSRQQRKQIEALDLD from the coding sequence ATGGCCAAAAATTATTATGACATTTTAGGAGTCAGTAAAAGCTCAACACAGGAGGAAATTAAAAAGGCGTATTATAAGCTGGCTCATAAACACCATCCGCACAAGGGCGGCGACGAGCAGAAGATGAAAGAAATCAACGAGGCGTATGGTGTTTTAGGTAACGCCGAGAAGCGTTCGCAGTACGACAAGTTTGGTTCGACTTTTCAACAGGGTTCTGGTGCCGGCGGGTTTGGCGGTTTTCAGGATTTTTCGGATTTTGCCCAGGCTTTTCGAGGTAGCGCCGGCAATAACGCCGGTGCGAATTTTTCTTTTGATTTTGGCGACTTAGGTGATATTTTTGGTGATTTTTTCGGCGGCGGTCGGGGACAAGGCCGCTCACAAAGCCGTAATCGGGGCAGTGATATTGAAGCTCAAATTACTATTGAGTTCACTGAAGCAGTTTTTGGAACGGAAAAGAATATCAGCTTAACTAAAGATGCAACTTGCCAGGCATGCACCGGTACTGGCGCACAGGCCGGCTCAAAGGTGTTGACCTGTTCAACTTGTCATGGTACCGGCCAGGTAGTGCGAAATGTTGGTTTTGGCATTGGCATGCCTAGTGTCTGTCCCGATTGTCGGGGGGAAGGAAAAAAAGTTGAACAAGAGTGTCAGGTGTGTCGTGGCGCTGGAGTGGTGAAAAAATCAGAAAATATTAAAGTAAAAATTCCGGCCGGCATTGATGATGGTCAGGCCATCAGATTGGCCGGGTATGGCGCTGCCGGAAGGCGTGGCGCACAGGCCGGGGACTTATATTTGAAGGTTAAGGTAACTCCAAATAAAAGTTTACAGCGAGATGGATATGATATTAAAACGGTTGCTGAAATTTCTTTTAAGCAAGCTGCATTAGGAGATAAAATTGACGTTATAACTGTTGACGGCGTGGTAAAGTTAAAAATTCCCGAAGGAACTCAAAGCGGTAAGGTATTTATTATTAAGGGCAGGGGGGTGCCGCACTTGCAGGGCCGTAACCGAGGGGATCATTTGGTTGAGGTAATTGTTAAAACGCCGACTAAGCTAAGCCGGCAACAACGAAAACAGATTGAAGCATTGGACTTGGATTAA